Sequence from the Hamadaea flava genome:
CGATCTGGGGCATCGACTTCGACGACCGGATGTGGTTCCTGGTCATCGGCCTGACGATCTACAACAGCGTGGTCATCGGCGAGATCCTGCGGTCCGGCATGGACGGTCTGCCGCAGGGGCAGGACGAGGCGGCCCGCGCGGTCGGCCTCAACTCCTGGCAGTCCTCGTGGATCGTCATGTTCCCGCAGGCGTTCCGGGTCATGCTGCCGGCCCTGATCAGCCAGGTCGTCGTGATCCTCAAGGACACCTCGCTCGGTGGCGTCATCATCTCCTACGAGGAGGCGCTCGGTGTCACCAAGCAGATGGTGGAGGCGTTCCGGGGCGAGAACCTCGCGATCGGCATCCCGATGTATTTCTCCGTCGGTGTCATGTACATCGTCGTGAACTACGCGCTGTCGAAGCTCGCGGGGTACCTGCAGAAGCGGCTGTCGCGCCGGGGCTACAAGCCGGTCGACAAGCCGAGTGTGGCGATCGTGGCCGAAGCGTCTGCCGGAGCGGGCGGGGGCGCGGGCATGTCCGCCTGATTTCCCGTTACGGCGCCCGTTCGGAAGAACGGGCGCCGTTCGCATCTCTGCCGTCAGCCGAGCCCGAAGTGGGCGACAAGCTTGCCTATCTGCCCGTCGATCCCGTCGAGGCGTCCGTCGATCCCGTCGAGGCGTCCGTCGATCCCGTCGAGGCGTCCGTCGATCCCGTCGAGGCGACCCTTCATCTCTACGAGCTCATCCCGCACTTCGACAAGCTCACCCTGGATCTTGTCGACACAACGATCGAGCCCACTGATCCGGAGGGTGATCGACCCCAGACTCGACCTGGTCTCGCTCCGGAGGATGGCGAGCTTTTCCCCGACGGTCGAGACGCCCTTGTGCGTGCCTTGGATCATCCGGTAGAGGACGTCGTCCTGTTCGTCGAGTCGCTCAGCTGTCTTGATCACGTGATGGTTCTCCCGTCTGCTCGTGCTTACCGAGTTTCGGGATCGGCGCCGTCCCGCCGATGAGCCTATACCGGCGCTGAGCTGGGAATCTACGCCCATTTCTCGCGCTGAAATGCCCTACCGAAGCGCTTCTCTGTGGATCATTTGGACACTCAACAGTAGAGAGTCAGCGGGCGATCTCGGTGGTACGCGACTCGCGGACGACGGTGACGCGGATCTGACCGGGATAGGTCAGCTCCTCCTCGATCTGCTTCGCGACATCCCGGGCGAGCACGGCCGCACCGATCTCGTCGACGTCCTCCGGGCGTACCATCACTCGGATCTCCCGCCCGGCCTGCATCGCGAACACCTTGTCGACGCCGGTCTTGGAGCCCGCGATCTCCTCGATGCGCTCCAATCGCTTCACGTACGCCTCCAGGCTCTCCCGCCGTGCCCCCGGTCGTCCGCCGGAGCACGCGTCGGAGGCCTGGGTCAGGACCGCCTCGATGGTCTGCGGCGCGACCTCGTTGTGGTGCGCCTCGATGGCGTGCACGACCTCCTCGGACTCGCCGCACCGGCGGGCCAGGTCGGCGCCGATGAGGGCGTGCGAACCCTCCACCTCGTGGGTGAGCGCCTTACCGATGTCGTGCAGGAAGGCCGACCGCTTGATGAGGGCCGGATCGAGACGCAGCTCGGCGGCCATGATCCCGGCGATGTGGGCGGTCTCGACCAGATGCTTCAGGACGTTCTGCCCGTACGACGTGCGGTAGCGCAGCCGGCCCAGCATCGTCACCAGCTCCGGGTGGATCTCGGTGATGCCGACCTCGACCAGCGCGTCCTCGGCCGCCCGCAGGCACAGCCGCTCGACCTCGTCCCGCGCGGTCTCGTAGACCTCCTCGATCCGGTGCGGGTGGATCCGGCCGTCGAGGACCAGCTTCTCCAGCGTGACCCGGCCGATCTCCCGGCGTACCGGGTCGAAGCAGGACAACAGCACCGCCTCGGGCGTGTCGTCGATGATCAGGTTGACCCCGGTGACCTGTTCGAACGCCCGGATGTTCCGGCCTTCGCGGCCGATGATGCGACCCTTCATCTCGTCCGAGGGCAGATGCAGGACGCTGACGACGCTCTCGGCCGTCTGCTCGCTCGCCACGCGCTGGATGGCGTCGACGACGATGTGCCGCGCCCGGTTTTCGGCCGTGGTCCGAGCGTCGTTCTCGATGTCCCGGACCAGGAGGGCGGCCTCCCGCTTGGCCTGGCCCTCGACCGCCTCCACCAGCTCGGACTTGGCGGCGTCGGCGGTGAGTCCGGCGACCCGCTCCAGCTCCCGGCGGCGGCCCTCCTCGGCGCGGTCGAGATCCTCTGACCGCTTGTTCAGCTCCGTCTCCCAGCGGACGAGGTCGAGTTCGGCGGCGGCGATCCGCCGGTCGCGCTCGGCCAGCCGCTCGGCCTCCTCGCCGTGGAGCCGCTCCCGCTCGGCCAGCCGATCTGCCTCCTCGGCGTGTCGCCGCTCCCGCTCGTCGAGCCGCTGAGCCCGTCGTTCGGCGTCCTCAGCCTGCTCCTTCGCGGTCGCGGTGAGCAGCCCGATCTCGCGTTCGGCGCTCCGGCGGGCGGCCTGCCGGGTCTGCTCGGCGTCGATCTCAGCCTGCTTGTTTGCCCGCTCCAGGATCTGCTCGGACTCGGCGTGGGCGACGTCGATGATGCGCTGCGCCTCGGCACGGGCCGCCGTGGACTCCGCCTTCGCCGCCGCCGCGTCGGCCTTGGCCGTCGTCGCGTCCCCCCGGGCCGAGCTGGCCTCCCGCTGAGCGGTCACGGTCAAGGCCCGGGCCTGTTCCAAGGCGGCGGCCGCCTCGATGGCGGCCGCGTGAACCTGGCGGGACTCCGTGTCGTCCTGGGCGATGGGTCGCTGCCAGAACGAGTGGTCGTCCAGCGGAGCCGCCTTGGGCTTGCCGACGCCGAGGTGCTTGACGACGCGTACGCCGAGGAACAGCAGGGCGACGACACCGAGGGCGAGCAGAACGACCGCGCCTGTCAGCACTCCTTCGAGCGGACTCATGGGTCGCTCCCTTCGCCGTCACACGCAGTTGTTTCGCGATGCCCGACCACGGCGAGGGTGCACGACACCTACTCGCGCCCGGATCAACGTTCGCCCAGGTAGGCGAGCGCTGAGCCGATGCCGAGAGGCAGATCGACACTGAAACTGTTGCTCTACTGTTACGCGATCTATGTTGTGTGTGTTAACCCAAGGTGGTCGGAGGTCGCCCTCGTACCACGAGGCTAGGTTGTACGGGTCGCCCGGTCAAGAACTCATGATCAGACACGATCCGGGCGTTCCCCCTCCGAGTCCATCGCTTCGAGGGCCAACCCTTCGGCCCACTCCTGCTTAGCCTCCCAGCCCATTTCCCAGACCTTATGGCCCTCTGTGTAGTCCTCCGCCTCGTCACTGACCCGGGCGAGGACGTCCTTCACGGCGCGGAACGCGATACCGGGGGGATAGCCCTTGCGGGCGAGCATGCTGACCAGCTTGCGGAAGACCTGATCAGGTTCGCCGCGAACCGTCCGCAGCTTCCGCTCGACCAGCTCCCGGGCGGTGACCTCCTCGGTCTCCACCTCCAGGTCGGCCAGCGCCTCCTTGATGACCTCCTGATCGACGCCACGCCGGCGCAGCTCCTGGCCGAGCGCGCGGCGGGCCAGCCCCTTGCCGTGATGCCGGGAGTCGACCCACGCGCGGGCGAAAGCGGCGTCGTCGATGATGCCGACCTCGTCGTAGCGGTCGAGCACCTCCTCGACGATCTCGGCGGTGATGCCGCGCTTGGTCATCGCCGCGGCCAGCTCGGACCGGGTCCTGGGGCGTACGGAGAGCTGGTTGAGGCAGATCTCCCGGGCACGCTCCCGCTCGTCCTTGGGCGGCTCCGGCTTCTTCTCCCGGAGGCCGTCTCGCAGGCTCTGCGGCGGCGTCTCCGGGGCGACCGCGGCGGCCTCTGGATCGGGGCCCCACAGGTCCGGATCGTTCTCCGGCTCCACGTGCTTGGCGCGGGACCGGCGCGGCCGCCTCGCCGGGGCGGCGTCCCACCCCCGGCCGGAGCGTCCTCGTATCGTCATTCGGCTACCCCTTACGTCGGCTTGGCCGGCCTCCGCCGGCTGGCCAGCCTGGCCGGCCTCCGCCGGCTCTCGTCGGCTTGGCCGGCTCTCGTCGGCTTGGCCGGCTCTCGTCGGCTTGGCCGGCTCTCGTCGGCTTGGTTGGCCTTCGCCGGTCGGTTGGCCTTCGCCGGTCGGCTGGCCCAACAGTTGATCTTGGCGAGTTCGGGTCGCTATAGCGACACTTTCTCGCCTAGATCAACTGACCTCGGCGGCGGCCCGAAGCGGCCGCGTCCCGCAAAGCGAACGCGCCCCGAGCGCGAACGCGGCCCCCGAGCGCGAACGCGCCCCGGAAGAAAGCGCGCCCGAAAGCGAAAGGGCGTGGTCGCCGATGAGCAGCGTCCACGCCCTGAAGTGCGAAGAGATCAGAAGTCGACGGGCGGCAGCGCCGGGCCACCGGCCTCGTCGTTGCCCGCGTTCACGCCCACACCGAGCTTCTCGAGGATCTTCTTCTCGATCTCGGCGGCGACGTCGGGGTTCTCCTTGAGGAACTCCCGCGCCTTCTCCTTGCCCTGGCCGAGCTGGTCGCCCTCGTAGGTGTACCAGGCGCCGGCCTTACGGATGATGCTCTGCTCGACGCCGACGTCGATCAGCGAGCCCTCGCGGGAGATGCCCTTGCCGTACATGATGTCGAACTCGGCCTGCCGGAACGGGCTGGACACCTTGTTCTTGACGACCTTGACCCGGGTCCGGTTGCCGACGACCTCGGTGCCGTCCTTCAGGCTCTCGATCCGGCGGACGTCCAGGCGGACCGACGCGTAGAACTTCAGCGCCTTACCACCGGTGGTGGTCTCGGGCGAGCCGAACATGACGCCGATCTTCTCGCGCAGCTGGTTGATGAAGATCGCGGTGGTGTTCGTGTTGTTGAGCGCACCGGTCATCTTCCGCAGCGCCTGGCTCATCAGCCGGGCCTGCAGGCCGACGTGGCTGTCGCCCATCTCGCCCTCGATCTCGGCGCGCGGCACGAGCGCGGCCACCGAGTCGATCACGATGAGGTCGAGCGCGCCGGAGCGGACCAGCATGTCCGCGATCTCCAGCGCCTGCTCGCCGGTGTCGGGCTGGGAGACCAGCAGCGCGTCGGTGTCGACCCCGAGGGCACGGGCGTATTCCGGGTCGAGCGCGTGCTCGGCGTCGACGATCGCGGCGATGCCGCCGCTGCGCTGCGCGTTGGCGATCGCGTGCAGGGCCAGCGACGTCTTACCCGAGGCCTCCGGGCCGTAGATCTCCACGATCCGGCCTCGCGGCAGGCCGCCGACGCCCAGCGCCACGTCGAGGGCGATGGAGCCGGTCGGAATCACAGCCATCTGCACCTGCGGGCGCTCGCCCAGGCGCATCACGGAACCCTTGCCGTGGGCTTTTTCGATCTGGGCCAGCGCTAGATCGAGCGCCTTTGACTTGTCAGGACTTGCCACTGCCATGCCTGCCACCCCTTGTTGGCCCGCCTTCGCGGGGGCCTTCGCCGTCGAGCTCTTCGTCACGCCGGACACGTTATGCGCCGGGTCTGACAAAACCGCGCCACCCCACTGTCATCCCGACCGAGGACGATACCCGTACACCTGTACTATGCGCTACCTTGACACGCTAGCGCAGCCGAGACGGCACTCGGTCGGGGTAATTCGCCACGACAGCCCGCCAGACGACGATCGCGTCGACCCCGGAGCGCAGCGCGTCGTCGATCGTCTGACCGAGCTGCGGCAACACTTGATCGGCGGCCACCGACCGCGCGTACGCGGGGCCGAAGGACTCCCCCATCCGCCGCCAGAAGTCGCTCAGCTTCATGCTCACCGTCCGCTCATCCGTGGTGTCTCCGGTCCAGCCTGCCCGGTTCGCAGCGTCAGCGCCAGCAGCGGCACCACCGCCAGCGCGGCCAGCAGTGTGAGCATCGGGTAGGAGCCGAACTGCACGATCACTCCGGAGAGCAGGCCGGCGGCCGCGCCCGCCACCCCGGTGGCCAGGTCGGACAGGCCCTGAGCGGCCGCCTTCACCGGCAACGGGACGCTCGCGGCGAACAGCGTCGAACCGGCCACCATGGTGCACGACCACCCCTGACCCAGCAGAATCAGGCCGAGCGCCAGGCGTACCACATCATGGCCGGAGGTGCCCGCGACCGCGCACGCCGCGGTCAGCAGGACCACCCCGGCGAGGATGACCCGCCGCGGCCCGAGCCGGTCGGTGGCCCAGCCGACCAGCGGCGACAGGCCGTACATGCCCGCGATGTGCAGGCCGATCACGAACCCGACGATGGTCAGCGAGGCGCTGCCGTGATGTGTATCTCCGATGTGGATGGGCGTCATGGACATCACGCCCACCATCACCAGGTGGCCCAGGGCCGTCGCGACCAGGCCGAGCCGCGCGCCGGTGATCGACCAGACCACCGTCGCGGCCTGGCGGAAGGTGGTCGTCGCCGCTGCGGCGGCCGGCGGGGCGACCGTCGCCACCCCGCCTGAGCCGACCGGCGCGACGGGCGGAGACGGCTCCGGCGCGAGCCGTTTGGCCAGCTTGAGCGGGTCGGGCCGGAGCACGGCCATGATCCAGGCAGCGCAGGCCAGGAACGTCGCGGCCGAGGCGAGATACGGCGCGGCCAGCACCGGGATGCCCGTGCCCGCCACGAGCCGGCCGACCGGGGCGGCGAGGTTCGGCCCGGCCACCGCGCCGATGGTGGACGCCCAGATCACCCAGGAGAGCTGCCGCCCACGCTGCGCCGGCTCGGCGAGGTCGGCCGCCGCGTAGCGAGACTGGTACTTACCGGTGTTGCCCGCCCCGAACAGGAACATCCCGACGATGAGCAGCGCGACGTGCCGCCAGGCCGCGGCGGCCACCACCGTGACCGCGCCGGCCGCGCCGACCAGATAGGACAGCGCCAGGCCGGGCCGGCGGCCGTACCGGTTCATGATGCGGCTGGCGGGCAGCGCACTCAGCGCTCCGCCGACCACCGCGACGCTCTGCGCCGCGCCGGACAGCGCGGTGCCGACCATCTCCTTCGTGAGCAGCGCGCCGACCGAGATGCCGATCGCCACACCGAGGCCGCTGACGATCTCGTTCGCGACCAGGACGCGCACCGTGCGGCGCTGGACGCGCGCGACATCGACCGATGACACTTCGGATGCTCCGAGGGGTAAGGAGTGAGGGTGGATCTGTCACCCTACCCTTAACGATCATCCAGTCGTGATGCCAACTCGTTCCGGCGCAGGTCAGACGGTCCAGCGGCGACCGCTCGCGGCCGCCGCGAAGGCGTCCGCGAAGGGCTCGATGTCCGCTTGGGTCACGTTCGCGATGGTTACTCGTACGCCGGGCGGACTGGCCACTCGGTGCAAGCTGCCCGGGGCGACCGCGTAACCGGAATCGCGAAGCGCGGTGAGGACCCGGGTCTCGTCATCGACGGGAATCCAGACGTTGATGCCGGTCCGGCCGTGCGCGGTGAAGCCTCTGGCCCGCAACGCGGCGACGAGCGCGTCCCGGCGGGCGTCGTACTCCCGGGCGGCGGCCGAGGTGTCGGCGGTCTCCCACAGCCGGACGAGCGTCCGCTGCAGGACGGTGGAGACCCAGCCGGCGCTCAGCCGACGGCGTCCCTCGACGCGAGCGACCGTCGCGGGGTCGCCCGCGAGAACGGCGATCCGCAGATCCGGTCCGTACGGCTTGGAGGCGCTGCGCAGGAAGACCCAGCGCGGCGTCACCCCGGCCAGCGACGCGAGCGGGACGGCCGCCAGCTCGGCCGCGTGATCGTCCTCGATCAGCAGGACATCCCGGTCTTTCAGTTCCACGGCCAGTTGGCGGGCGCGTTGTGCCGTCACCGCCGCACCGGTCGGGTTCTGCGCCCTGGTCGTGACGATGACCGCCTTGACGCCCTTCTGGAGGGCCGCTCGGAGTCCTTGGGGAGTCGGGCCGTCGTCGTCGACCGGAATCGGCACGACCGACAACCCGTGCGCCGCCACGAGATCCAGTGAGGCGGCCCAGCCCGGGTCCTCCACGCCGACCGGGTCGCCGGGCCGCAGCATGGTGCTGAACAGCAGGTCGAGGCCGTCCAACGCGCCGCCGACGACGGTGAGCGCGGCGTCGGCGGGCAGGTCCGGCAGCCGCTCGCGGGCCCGCTCGGCCAGCTCGGGCAGCACGCCGGCGTCCCGGTAGTTCGCGGTCACCCCCTGCGCGGCGACGTGGGCCAGGACGGGCCCGAGATCGGGCAGCAGACTCGGTTCGCCGAGCGCCAGATCCAGTACGCCGTCCGGCACGACCGGCCCGCCGGTGCTGCGATCGGCCGAGATCGGCGGCTCGGGGCGTACGCGGGTGCCGTGGCGACCCTGCGTCTCGACGATGCCGCGCTGCCGGAGTTGCTGGTACGCCGCCGCCGCGGTGTTCGCCGCCACGCTCAGCTCGGCCGCGAGCGCCCGAACCGTCGGAAGCAGGTCGCCTGCTCGCAGCGCACCCGTACGCACGCCGTCCTCGACGCTGCGCACGATCTCGGCTGCGGTCTTCCCGGAGATCTGATACTGTACCGCCACAGTTTCGAGACTGTACCAGAACAAAGGGCGGACCATGTACACCAAGACCCCTCGGACCACCAGTCTCCGCGAGAAGGACCGGATGAGCTACTCCCGCGAGGAGGCGCACACCATTCTCGACGAGGCCTGGTTCTGCACGCTCTCGTTCGTCCACGACGGCGAGCCGCGCGCCCTGCCCACCCTGTTCGTACGCGTGGACGACGTGGTCTACGTGCACTTCTCGACCGGCGGCCGGGTGGCCTTGGGCGGCCGCGCCGACGACCTCCGCGTCTGCCTGAGCGTCACCCACCTCGACGGCCTGGTGCTCGCCCGGTCGCAGTTCCACCACAGCGCCAACTACCGGTCGCTGGTCGCGCACGGCGTCGCCGTCACGGTCACCGACCCGGCCGAACGCGACCTGGCGTTCACCGCGCTCACGGAGAAGGTCGGCGCCGGCCGGGCCGCCGCGACCCGCCCGCCGAACGCGAAGGAGGCCGCGCAGACCGCCGTCCTGCGACTGGCACTGGACGAGGTGAGCGTGCGGGCGCGTACCGGTGGGGTCAACGAGGAAGAGGACGACCTCGAGCTGCCGCACTGGGCCGGGGTGCTGCCGATGCGTACGGTGGTCGGCCCGGCGCGCCGGGATCAGGGTGTCACCGCTCCCCTGCCCGACTATCTGCGTACGGTCCCGAGCGCGTGGCACGAGGCGCCGACGCTCAAGGGCGAGCACGTGATCCTCGAACGCCTGGACCTGTCCCACGCGCCCGGCCTGTTCGCCGCCGTCGGCGGGGACGACGAGGTGTGGCGCTACCTGCTCAACGACACCCCGCACACGGTCGAGGAGATGGCCCAGCTCGTCGCCGACGCCGAAGACCAGCACGTACGCGGTGCTCGGGTGCCCTGGGTGCAGCGGGACGCGGCCACCGGCGAGATCGTCGGCACCACCTCGTTCTACGGAGTCGACCCGCACAACCGCTCCGTCATCATCGGCATCACCACATTGGGGCGACGGTGGTGGCGTACCGGGATCAACACGGAGTCGAAGCTGCTCCTGCTCCAGCACGCGTTCGACACCCTGGGCTGCGTACGCGTCCAGTGGGAGGCCAACTCGCTCAACACCCGGTCGCACACCGCGATCGAGCGCCTGGGCGCGACCCGGGAAGGCGTCCTGCGGCGGCACAAGAAGCTGTCCGACGGCACGTGGCGGGACACCTTCGTCTTCGGCCTGACGGCCGAGGAGTGGCCGGCGGCACAGTCTTCTTTGCGGGCGCGGCTCCGCCCTAGGCTTACCTGATGCTCGGCGTGACAGATCTGGGGACGTATGTCCTCGGCACGGTGGCGATCATCCTGCTGCCCGGCCCCAACTCGATGTACGTCCTGTCGACGGCGGCCTCGAACGGCGTACGCCGGGGGTATCAGGCCGCCTGCGGCGTGTTCCTCGGCGACACCATCCTCATGATCGCCTCGGCCGCCGGGGTCGCCTCGCTGCTGCGCGCCTTCCCGCCCGTGTTCCTGGCCCTCAAGTACGCCGGCGCGGCGTACTTGGCGTATCTCGGTCTGAAGATGTTGTTCGCTCGGCCGGCTGCCGCCCCCGCCGAGGAAGCTGAGCCTGCGGTAGATCGGCCGTTCCGGCGGGCGTTCACGATCAGCCTGATGAACCCGAAGGCGATCCTCTTCTTCATCTCCTTCTTCATCCAGTTCGTCGACCCCGCGTACGCCCACCCGGCGGTGACCTTCACCGTGCTGGGCGCGATCGTGCAGCTGTTCAGCTTCCTCTACCTGACCGCGCTCATCTTCACCGGCGACCGGCTCGCCGCGGTGTTCCGCCGTCGGCGACGGTTGGCTCGCGCGGGTGCGAGCGCTATCGGGGTGCTGTTCCTGGGCTTCAGCCTGCGCCTCGCCACCGCTTCCCTCTAACCCCTCCCCGTTGATCATGGAGTTGACTGTGGTCTCGACGGCGTGTCGACACCGGAAACTCCATGATCAACGCAGTGGGCGGATGCCACGGTCAGGTGAGGGCGAGGTCGCCTCGGCCGAGGGCGGTGACGATCTCGTTCAGCACCGGCACGTCCGCGCTGACCGGTCGCCGGGCGAAGCGCTGGTGACTGCGATGCCGCCTGACGACGACGAAGTGCACCGCTGCGCGTACCAGTGCTCGATCCGCGGCGCTGGAGCGAGTCGTCTCCGCGACCAGTCGGCGGAGGGTGACCGCGATGCGTTCGGCGAGCGGGAGGTCGTGCGGGGCGCGGACCTGGACCCAGGCCAGGTGACCGTCGAGCTGGCGGAGCAGCACGTCTGATTCGTGGGCGGCGGTGCGGCGCGGGCGGATTCGACGGTCGTCCATTGCTGGGACCCCCAGGCTGATTCGATGGACTACTCAACGTCTCTACGACGGTAACCGAGAGTCACGAAACGGGCAAGACTTGCATGGTGGACGATTTGCGCACGCCGCCGTTTGTCAGGGGTTCGGGGCAGGATGGATGACGTGACCGACGTGCTGGAGCTGTTCGGCCCGGCGACCCGGGAATGGTTCTCGACCGCCTTCGCCGCCCCCACCGCCGCCCAGGCGGGCGCGTGGCAGGCCGTGGCGGCGGGGCGGCATGCCCTGGTCGTGGCACCGACCGGGTCCGGCAAGACGCTCGCGGCGTTCCTGTGGGCGCTGGACCGGCTGGCCCACGAGCCCGTGCCGGCCGAACCCGAGAAGCGCTGCCGGGTCCTCTATGTGAGCCCGCTCAAGGCGCTCGCGGTCGACGTCGAGCGCAACCTGCGGACGCCGCTGACCGGCATCCGGCACGCCGCCGACCGGCTCGGCCTCACCGAGCCCGCGGTGACCGTGGCGATGCGGACCGGCGACACCCCCGCCGACGAGCGGCGAGTGTTCGCCAAGCGCCCGGCCGACATCCTGATCACCACGCCGGAGTCGCTGTTCCTGCTGCTCACCTCGCAGGCACGGGAGGCGCTGCGGGGCATCGAGACGGTGATCCTCGACGAGGTCCACGCGGTCGCGGGGACCAAGCGCGGCGCACACCTGGCGCTGTCGCTGGAGCGGCTGGACGCGCTGCTGGCCAAGCCCGCGCAACGGATCGGGCTGTCGGCCACCGTGCAGCCGACCGAGGTGGCCGCCCGGTTCCTCGGCGGGGCCGCGCCGGTAGAGGTCGTCCAACCGCCGACGGCCAAGACGATCGAGGTCTCGGTCGAGGTGCCGGTCGAGGACATGACCGCGCTCGACGAGGGCCGGGCCGACGACGAGGGGCCCCGGCGCGCCTCCATCTGGCCCGCCGTCGAGGAACGGGTCTACGAGCTGATCAAGGGGCACCGGTCGACGATCGTCTTCACCAACTCCCGGCGAGGCTCGGAGCGGCTGTGCGCCCGGCTGAACGAGCTGGCGGTGGAGGACCTCGATCGCGCGATCCCGATGCCGGCGCAGATCATGGCGCAGGCGGGCGCGGGTTACGGAGCGCCGGGCGTGATCGCCCGCGCCCACCACGGTTCGGTGTCCAAAGAGGAACGAAAGCACATCGAGGAGCAGCTGAAATCGGGGCAGCTGCCCGCCGTCGTCGCCACCTCCAGCCTCGAACTCGGCATCGATATGGGCTCGGTCGACCTCGTGGTGCAGGTCGGCGCGCCGCCCAGCGTCTCGGCCGGCCTCCAGCGGGTCGGCCGCGCCGGGCACCAGGTGGGCGCGATCTCCCGTGGCGTGGTCTTCCCGATGCACCGTGGCGACCTGCTCACCTCGGCCGTGGTCTCGCGGCGGATGGTCGGCGGCACCCTGGAATCGCTCGACTACCTGCACAGCCCGCTCGACGTGCTGGCCCAGCACATCGTGGCGATGACGGCGCTCGACGAGTGGACCGTCGCCGACGCCGCGACCCTCGTCCGGCGGGCCGCACCCTTCGCGGAGCTGCCCGACTCGGCCCTGCACTCGGTGCTCGACATGCTTTCCGGCCGCTACCCGTCGACCGCGTTCGCCGAGCTGCGGCCGCGCATCGTGTGGGATCGGGCCACCGACCGGATCACCGGCCGGCCCGGCAACCAGCGCCTCGCGGTCACCAGCGGCGGCACCATCCCCGATCGAGGGCTGTTCGGCGTCTTCCTCGCCGGCGCCGCGAAACCCGCCCGCGTCGGGGAACTCGACGAGGAGATGGTCTACGAGTCCCGGGTCGGCGACGTCTTCGCCCTCGGCACCAGTTCATGGCGGATCGAGGAGATCACGCCGGATCGCGTACTGGTGTCGCCGGCGCCCGGCCAACCGGCGCGGCTGCCGTTCTGGAAGGGCGATCAGGCCGGGCGACCGGTCGAGCTCGGCAAGGCCATCGGCTCCTACCTGCGTACGCCGTCTGATGTGGAGGGATTGGATCCGGCGGCCCGGGAGAACCTGTCGGCGTACCTGGCGGAGCAGCGTGAGGCCACCCGGCACCTGCCCGACGACCGGACCGTCCTCGTCGAGCGGTTCCGGGACGAACTCGGCGACTGGCGGATCGTGCTGCACTGCGTACTGGGAGCGCCGGTCAACGCGCCGTGGGCGTTGGCCATCGGGCAGCGGCTGTCCGAACGCCTCGGCGTCGACGCCCAGGTCCACGCGGCCGACGACGGCATCGTCATCCGGCTGCCTGAGGGCGCGGAGGAACCGCCGAGCGCGGCCGACCTAGTCTTCGACCCCGACGAGATCTCGATGATCGTGGCCGACGGCGTCGGCGGCTCGGCCCTGTTCGCGTCGCGGTTCCGCGAGTGCGCCGCGCGGTCGCTCCTGCTTCCCCGGCGCGACCCGGGCAAGCGGCAACCGTTGTGGCAGCAGCGTCAGCGGGCCGCCCAGTTGCTCGACGTCGCCCGGGACTTCCCCGACTTCCCGGTCACGCTGGAGGCGGCGCGCGAATGCCTGCGCGACGTCTTCGACCTGCCCGCCCTGACCGACTTGATGCGCTCGGTCGCGGCTCGACGCGTACGCCTCATCGACGTGAGCACGGCCAAGCCGTCACCGTTCGCCCGCTCGCTGCTGTTCGGCTACGTCGGCGCCTTCCTCTACGGCGAGGACGTCCCGCTGGCCGAACGCCGGGCGGCGGCGCTGTCGCTGGACCCGACCCTGCTGGCCGAGCTGCTCGGCCGGGTCGAGCTGCGGGAACTGCTCGACCCCGCCGTCATCGAGGCGGTCGCCCAGCGTCTGCGGTGGGCCGAACGGCCGCTCCGCGACGGCGAGGACGTCGTCGAAGCACTGCGTCAGCTGGGCGAACTGACTCTCGACGAGCTGACCGCGCTCG
This genomic interval carries:
- a CDS encoding ATP-dependent helicase — translated: MDDVTDVLELFGPATREWFSTAFAAPTAAQAGAWQAVAAGRHALVVAPTGSGKTLAAFLWALDRLAHEPVPAEPEKRCRVLYVSPLKALAVDVERNLRTPLTGIRHAADRLGLTEPAVTVAMRTGDTPADERRVFAKRPADILITTPESLFLLLTSQAREALRGIETVILDEVHAVAGTKRGAHLALSLERLDALLAKPAQRIGLSATVQPTEVAARFLGGAAPVEVVQPPTAKTIEVSVEVPVEDMTALDEGRADDEGPRRASIWPAVEERVYELIKGHRSTIVFTNSRRGSERLCARLNELAVEDLDRAIPMPAQIMAQAGAGYGAPGVIARAHHGSVSKEERKHIEEQLKSGQLPAVVATSSLELGIDMGSVDLVVQVGAPPSVSAGLQRVGRAGHQVGAISRGVVFPMHRGDLLTSAVVSRRMVGGTLESLDYLHSPLDVLAQHIVAMTALDEWTVADAATLVRRAAPFAELPDSALHSVLDMLSGRYPSTAFAELRPRIVWDRATDRITGRPGNQRLAVTSGGTIPDRGLFGVFLAGAAKPARVGELDEEMVYESRVGDVFALGTSSWRIEEITPDRVLVSPAPGQPARLPFWKGDQAGRPVELGKAIGSYLRTPSDVEGLDPAARENLSAYLAEQREATRHLPDDRTVLVERFRDELGDWRIVLHCVLGAPVNAPWALAIGQRLSERLGVDAQVHAADDGIVIRLPEGAEEPPSAADLVFDPDEISMIVADGVGGSALFASRFRECAARSLLLPRRDPGKRQPLWQQRQRAAQLLDVARDFPDFPVTLEAARECLRDVFDLPALTDLMRSVAARRVRLIDVSTAKPSPFARSLLFGYVGAFLYGEDVPLAERRAAALSLDPTLLAELLGRVELRELLDPAVIEAVAQRLRWAERPLRDGEDVVEALRQLGELTLDELTALGASFEWLAPLERTNRIVRVRVAAQDCYILAEDAGRYRDALGVALPPGLPAAFTAPVPDPLADLISRYARTHGPFRADECAARFGLGVAVVDHTLRRLAATGRVVSGEFTAASDGGHVEWCDAEVLRMLRRRSLAALRKEIEPVPPRVLGRFLSRWQGIGRSRKGLDGVADVVAQLQGVPVPASALERLILPARVDGYRPSDLDELCATGEVVWCGAGPIQGADGWISLAFADSAPLLLPPALDQEWPALHQSILDALGGGALFFRQLPTAADESEVVEALWDLVWGGLVGNDTLAPVRALLSGGSGAHKSRPAPGRSRYQRSGRVSLSTLRQGPPTVAGRWHLVVDRDLDPTRRAAALADSLLERHGVVTRGAVAAEGQPGGFAAVYPVLSGLEERGAARRGYFVEGLGAAQFALPGAVDRLRSYADRTFPAEVLAATDPANPYGAALDWPPADGGHRPGRKAGALVVLADGELALYVERGGRTLLTFSAERPVLTAATKALAEAVRGGALGSLSVERADGEAVHDSVLGEALAAAGFTVTPRGLRLRA